A window of Aurantibacillus circumpalustris genomic DNA:
ACGATTGGAATTCTGCAGATTTCAAATCATTTCTATTGAGTTCTACAGGAGTAAATACAACACCAGTTATTTCTACCATCGGTACTACTCATAGTATTAATCCAAATTACGCCGGTTGTATGAAAACCTCGCCGAATGGTAAAAAGCTTGCTCTAGCTATCCACGGCCTTGGTGCTTTTGAATTATATGATCTTGATAATAGCACTGGCGTAATCTCTCATTCGCTTAGCTTAACTACAAACGCTGTTAACAAGGCTTATGGCGTTGAATTTTCTCCAGATGGCACCAAACTTTATGGCGGTACAGGCTACAGCAACGGATTTCTTTATCAATGGAACCTCTGCGCTGGCAATGATTCTTTAATTGTAGCAAGTAAGTATCCTGTTTACACGAGTACTGCAGGCATTGCGGCAATGCAAGCTGCTTCGGATGGAAAAATTTATGCCGCGCGATACAATCAATCCACGCTTGGGGTAATAAACAATCCTAATGTTTTAGGAGCAGGGTGCAATTACGTAGATCTTGGTCAATCCATCGCACCAAAATCAACTGTGTGGAGCATCCCTAATTTTATCACCAGTTATTTTAAAACAGCCCCTACTCCGTTTACTTATAGTTCAAGTTGTACAAGCTATTCATTTGACTCTTCACCAACCTTTAGTTTGAGTGTTGCTTGTGGTGGTAATTTAAATACAGTTACAGGACTATTATGGAATTTTGGTGATGCAAATTCGGGTACTGCGAACACGTCCACATTAACAAATCCTGTCCATAATTATTCAGCTATTGGAACTTACACAACACAGCTCGTAATCTATTACCAATGTTCTTCTGACACAATTCGCGCTATCATTACTCCTACGGCTGTACCTCCAGCTCTTAATGTTACAGGCACTTTTACACTCTGCAAAGGTGATAAACAAATCTTAACTGCTACTGGAGCAAATAACTATACCTGGAGTACTGGTATTCAAACCTCAACAATTTTAATTTCGCCAACAATTACAACTGTTTATAGTGTTAGTAGTACTTATTCAAATACCTGCATGCAAAGCAAACAGTTTACTATAACAGTAAATAAATGTACCAGTCTACAAAATATTACGAAAGAAGAATCTTGGTTTAATATATATCCAAATCCTTCAAATGGCAGTGTGAGCTTTGAAACTTCTAAAGAATTAGAAATTAACCTTACAGATTTCACTGGTAAACCTATACGAACAATTCCAACAAAAATTGGTACAACTCAGGTTGATCTTGAAGATCTGCCAAGCGGTGTTTACCTTTTGAGATTAGCTACCTACCCAAATTCTAAACCAATTCGTTTTATAAAAACAGATTAATAAACTTATTTTTGTTCGGTCCTATAATTAAAACACTGAATGTTTCAAAATGGAATTGCTGACATTGTTACTTTCCAATGGGGTGCGTTTAGGTCATCAAATATCTTACCCTGACTATTTATGAAAACTAATGAATCGCTGTATATGAAATAATCAAATACTCTTATGCATTAGAAAGAAAGTGCTTATGCAAAGAATTGAAATTATCTATTAATACTCACGTGTCCACTATAGGATTTTTCACTCCCTTTTCCATTTATGAAAAGCGTGATTTTCCAAACATAGGTACCATTTTCGCACACCTGTCCTTTATAGCTTCCGTCCCAGCCCTCATTTGTATCAACACTTTCGAATAACATCTCTCCCCAACGATTAAAAACCATTAGATGGTACCAGTTAGCGCCGCGTACGATCGGTAAAAAAACTTCGTTTTTTCCATCCTCGTTTGGCGTGAAAATATTTGGTACATAGATACTAAAATTAGGTTCCACTGAAATCTCTTTTACAACTGTATCGGCACAACCCCACTTATTTCTAATAACCATTGCCACCGGATATGTACCAGCATTTGAATAGGTGTACCGTACGTACTCGTCGGTAGTGCGATACCCCATATTGTCTGTAAAATACCAATCTCTGTTTGTAAGTTCAACTCCGTCAGAAGTATTTGTAAAAAGAACCTCGTCTAACATTTCAATTGGGGTTTTAGGAGCAAAAACAAAATTAGCCGAAGGTTTTGGAAACACATTTACTATTAGTGTAAACTGATTTATGCAATTGTTTGTGTCTCTCAACATTCCTTTAATATAATGTTCTCCTTCTTCTTTAAAACAATGTCTAAAATCGCTACCTGTAAAAGACGTTGTACTTACTTGCCAGTTCATTAAATTTACAGGAGTCGATGTTGAATTAACTGAAAATGAAAGTTGAGAACAGTAAGGGGCGCATCCTTTAAGCTGATCTGCAGGGAAGTGACCAGTTGGCAGATTAAATAATGCCAGAGGTTGCGTGGCATCGGCTTTACACTTGTTTAAATCAATAACTGTAAGTGTATATATACCAGAATAATTCATTGAATTGACCTTAAAAGTCATATTCTGATCGTTACCGATATATCCTGCGGGTCCATTCCATTGATAGTCGCCGCCTCCACTTCCTTGGAGAGTTATCATATTGTTCACACAAACTGTCTGCGCAATAGAAGTAATGATAGGTACAGGCAATGGCGCAACCGATAAGGTAACCATGGCTGAATTAGTACAATTGTTTAAGCTTGCAACTACTGTATAATTATGACTTTGTAAAACGGTAGGATTAAACATAACGGTAGAGCCCGCCACTGAATTGAGCGCTGTTGAAGGGAACCAGATAAAGTTATCTCCTGTTCCCTTTGTTGATAATACAGCAGAACTTCCAAGACATACAACGGCCTGATTCGTTTCGACGACAAATTGCGGCAGCACATTAACCGTTAGTGTACTGCTATTAGTAGCGCTGTTACAACCTAAACTTGTACCAATCACTGAAAATGAAGAAGTGCTTGCAGGAGTTACTATCGCTACGTTATTACTTACGCTACTGATACTTCCAGGAAGCGCGGCCGACCACGTGTAAGCGTCAGCGCCGGAAGCAGTGTACGTATATGTCTGTCCAACACATATTGGAAATGGATTACTGATAATCACTGTTGGATTTGGAATAATAGTAAATTGGCTTGTGACACTTACAGTACAAGCTCCGTTAGAACCGACGAGCGTAACGGTGACGGGTCCAGCTGGCTGATATGGCGCTGTCATGGTCAAAATCGATGCTGGTCCTGAAGGGTTGGAGCTATTTATATAATTTGGAACGCTTAATGTGTAAAGACTTGCTCCTGTAAAATTTGCAGTAAGACCGTTAGGTGATCCATTAAACGCTTGTGCACAAATTGTCTGGTTGTTTAATGAAATATGGGGACTTGGCGGAGGGAGAACGCTTGCAGTGGCAGTGGCAGAAATTTTGCAACCGTTCACGCCCGTTGCTATAACCGTATAGATGCCTGAGTGTTGAAGCGTAGAATTTGGAAATAACACATTTTGTAAGTTGGAATTAAAATTTAGGGGGCCTGTCCATGTATAAGTAGTTCCTGCCAAAGGATTGACACTAAGACTAAGTGTCTCGCCTGCACAAACTGTTCCTGCAACTACCACAAGCGCAGGCGCTGAATTAACGACAACCGTGGCATTTGCGGAAACAGTACAGTTGTTTGCTCCTGTAACTACCAATGTGTAAACGCCTGAATTGTTTGGTCCGACGGGATTGATAAGCGGATTTTGAATGCCAGAAGTAAAACTAAAAGGTCCTGACCATAAATAAGAGACTCCACCACCACCATTCAGCGACAAGCTCGCAGCATTACAAAGCGGGCTGTTAGAGGAAATCACTGGAACAGGAACAGGTTTTAAAATTACGCTGGCCGTGGTCATGGCTGTGCAGCCGGATACAGATCCGATCACGGTGTATTGCTTAGTAGTTAAAGGATTATGTGTATAGTTAGCGCCAGTTGCGAAGGGGCTGTTCCATGTATAAGTTACCGCGCCGCTTGCCGTTAAAGTGGCAACCTGACCTGGACAAATAGAAACGTTGCTGACACTTAAAACAGGATAATTCACAACGGTCACAACAAAAGTCCCGCTTCCGCTGCAGTTACCTGTTCCACCGACTACCGAGTATACCGTTGTCGAGGTTGGAGTAACAACAATACTCGATGAATTAGCGGATGTATTCCAGGTATAAGTAGTGGAGCCAGTTGCTGTTAGCGTCGCAGAACTACCTACGCATACGGAAGTTGGTCCCGCTATAGCAACAGGAGCCCCAGAACTTACTACAATCGTAATAGAATCGGCATCTGTGCATGCATTAGAATGCCCATAAAGGTAGTAAGTGGTAGTTATTGTAGGTGAAACTACAATGGTAGGATTAACTGAGATCGGGATCCAGGTATAAGAGAGGGCGCCTGAAGCCGTCAACGTAGTACTCCCTCCAGAGCAAATAGTTGAAGAGGTTGCTCCAATAACTAGGTTCACGGGAGTACTCACATAAACTCCGTCCAGAAAATTTCCAATCGCCACGTTCCCACCGCTCCAGTATACTGGCGTAAACCTGACTTCATATAATCCGTTGGTAGGAGGTGTGTATGTGACTGTATAAGTTCCCCATGCCGTGTTACCATCTCCATATTTGCCAAGAGAGATGTATGGTCCGCCAAAAGGGCCTATGGAAACTTGCACAGTATCAATACCTGCGCGGCCTCTGTGGGCAAAGCTAATACTGAATGGAGTACCGGCAACCGCCGTAACGGTTTGGAACATGGTTGCTGCCATGGTTGCGTTTAATTCCACAAATTGTATACCACTGTACGATGAAACTCCGTTAGCTCCATTCCCCCATACTTCCATTGTTCCGTTAGTAGCGGTTGTGCTCCAACACGGAATTGTTCCAACCAGCGCAACACCGGTAGTAATACTCGTATTATCGAAACTTCCATTACAGTTAACCGGACACGTTTGAGCGTTTATTTGCGTTAGAAATAAAAGTAAAAAAGGATATAACGTTTTCATTGAAGCACACTTACGAAGATATAAAAAATACTAGTTTAATTCTTCAATTTTAACTTACAAAACCAGTTACTGCTGTTCGATCAGTAACTGATCATATTTTTAGATGTAAAATTTTGGTAGACTCACGCCTTTAAGACACTTGTATCAACCATCTGTTATATTATTTAATCATTTTTACATTAAATAACTATTAAATTTTTAATTTCATAAATTAGTTTTCTTCTCACCTTTCAAATCACTAAGATCTGCATAAGATTATTTTTATATCATTATTTGTTATTTTGTTTGTGAATACACGTGCTCAAAACGATGATTCGTTAGTTCTTGCTTTAAAGAAAATTCCGGAAACAAAAATAAGTGCGCCCGACGATACCCTTGCCCTTGGCTTATTATACACCTTAGCACTAAGAAACATTGTTCCAGAAAAATTGGATCAATATTGTTTTCGATTAAGAAGAGAAACCGAAAAAAAAATAGTCCTTTTACCAAGAGACCATAAACTACAAACCACATTAAAAAAATATTTGGCTTTTGCCTATAATCACTATGGTCTCGTTAACAGGGATAAAGGTGACGTGGTAACGGCACTTGATTATTTTCACAAGAGCCTTAAAATTTATGAAGAACTCAAACTTTTAAACTGGGTAGGCGTTGTGTATAACAACATGGCTAACACTTACAATGATATTGGTGATTTAAATAAAGCGATTGAATACATTCGAAAAGGACTTACACTTATTAATCAATATGGCGAATATGAAGAAATAGCGGTAAGTACAATAAACCTGGGTTATTTTCACTTTCTTAAAAACCGAATAGACACCGCTTTGTTTTATTACGAAATAGGTCTTAAAAAATGTATTGAAAATAATGATCTGTATACACAAACATTGGCACATGAACGTATAGGTCAAGTTTACGCTGCGAAACAGCAGTACGACGTTGCGATGCACTACTATCAAAAGAGTTTGAACCTTGGCGAAAAATTTGATCGCTACAAATTAGTAGCTTCTGTTTTAAATGACATTGGTGATTGTTATTATTTTCAAAACAACTACAAAGAGGCCTTAAACTATTCCGAAAGATCGTTAAAACAAAGTCTTGAATTGGGCAATGCAGTAAAAATTAAAAACGCAGCATTCAGCTTAAAAACTATTTACGAAAAACTTGGTAATGAAAAACAAGCCCTTAAAATGTATGAGTTGTATATTCAAATGAGGGATAGCACCAATAATGAGATTACACAAAGACTGGCCCTTAAAAAACAAATGGAGTTTGAGTTAGAGAAAAAAGAAATTACTTTTAAAAGTGAAAAAGAGCGATTAGAAAAACTTTTTGATCAAAAACGAAAATTTTATTTTATACTCGCGTTGATTCTCTTAGTCCTTATCGGGATTCTTTTTTTATCCTTTTATCTCTGGTATAAATTTCGAAAAGAAAGACAAAGTAATGATTTGAATATAGAATTAAAGGAACAATTAAAACTTGAGATAAAAGAAAAGGAAAACATAGCAAACTCTATTATTGATATTCAAGAAATAGAACGCAAAAAACTGGCCGCAGAGCTGCACGACGGGGTCAATCAACTCTTGTTTGCAGCAAAATTACAATTAGGTGCGGCAAAAAGCACAGCTGAAGTTTTACATAAGGAAGGCATTAAATTAATTGAAATGGCCATACAGGAAATACGAGGAATTGCTGGTAACCAAGGATCCTTTTTATTAAAAGATAAGTCCTTGTCAGATGCACTCAGCGACTTAATTCAGCAAATGAATGGAACCAATAATATGGAAATTATTTTCTTAAACTATGGTATTAATGAAATTCTTTTAGATGAAAGTCATAAAATAAATGTATTGCGGACCATACAAGAACTTTTGAATAACAGCATTAAGCATTCTAAAGGAATCAACTGTTACATCTCAGCTAAAACAACAGATTCTAAGATTTTATTTTCGGTAAGTGATAATGGTATTGGAACAGATTTAAAAAATATAATTTACGGAAACGGACTTAAAAACATTAAAAATAAAATATTATTACTAAAGGGAAAAATAAGGAGTTTTTCTCTGCCAAATAAGGGTTCAAAAACGTTTATTGTTTTACCGTTAAATAAATAACAATGATAAAAATACTACTTGTTGAAGATCATAAATTAGTACGTCAGGCATGGCGTAATCTTTTGCTAACAAATAATGAAATTGTAATAATTGGTGAGGCTGAAACAGGAGAGGAAGCACTTGCTTTTGTGCGTGGTTCTATACCAGACATAATTCTTCTCGATATTAATCTAAAGGGTGAAAATGGTAGTGTTATTATTCCAACATTATGCAATATTTTACCACATCCTAAAATTATTGTTGTTTCAATGAATACAGAATATTCTTTTGTAAAAACTATGTTTAAACTCGGAGTGCTTGGTTATATTAGTAAAAATGCTTCGTTGGAAGATATGTTAACTGGCATTGCAGAAGTTGCTAAGGGGAACAAGTATTTGAGTCATGATCTTAAACAGGTGTTTATTGACACTTCTGTTGAAGAAACAGAGAAACCAGCGATCACACTTAAAGAAGTTGAAATTATTCGTTTAATTGCACAGGGATTTCAAAATAAAGAAATAGCTAGCAAATTATTGATTTCAGAAAAAACGGTTGAAGGAAGGAAGACAAGTATTTATCGTAAACTTCAAATTAAAAATAATTTAGGCTTACTGAAATATGCAAATGATAATGGGTATGTATAAAAAAAGGAACTGTCTCAACTGAAACAATTCCTCTCTCACTTAACTATACTACAACTTAAAACTTCATTATTTTTTTGCTTACTGTTCCGCTTTCATAAACGCCAACAAGGTAATAAATACCATTAGCTTGGTTAGAAAGATCAATCTGAGTTTCCTTTGTTTTGGTATTGATTGTTTCTATCAGCATTCCTACAGAATTATAAATATGAAAAGTCAAATTTCCTGAATTCGTTTTCACAACAAATAAATCATGCCCTGGATTTGGCATCACAAGAATTGAAAGTGGGTTTAACTCTTCATTTTCAATACCTGTGCAATCACCAACTGTTTGCGAAACATTCGCACTATTAACACAACCATTCCCATCCATTCCAGTTACCGTATAAGTTACACTAGTTGTTGGACTATGCAAAAAGTTTGTACCCGTTGCGCCGGTATTCCATGAGCATGATGTAACACCAGTAACAGTTATGGTACCTTCTTGACCGGCACATAAAATTGGGTCTGATAATGATACAGTGAGATTAGGCAATGCGTTTACTGTAATTGATTTTGTTACTGTAGATGAACATCCATTCGCATCTGTTCCTACAACGCTTAAAATAGTGTTTGTAGAAGGAGATGTAACTACTGTGTTTGTTGTAGCACCTGTGTTCCAAGAATAAGTTGATGCACCAACTACCGTTTCACTTATGGCTGATCCAACACAAGTTGAATTGTTCCCATTAATAACTAAAGTTGGCAGAGCATTAACTGCAATTGTTTTTGTAACACTTGAAGAACAACCATTTCCATCAGTTCCAGTAACTGCATATACAGAAGTTGCATTTGGAGAAAGCAGAACAGTGTTAGTGGTAGCTCCCGTTGTCCAAGAATAAGTAGACGCACCACTAACAGTTTGACTCGCCGAAACTCCAACACAAACGGTATTAAGACCCGTTATAGCAACTGTTGGCAGAGGATTAACCGTGATGCTATGGATTGCATAATTTATACAACCATATAAATTTATTCCGGCAACAGTGTAACTTGAATTACTGGTTGGAGCCACACTTATTGTATTAGCATTTGCTGTTGTGCTCCAGCTATAACTGAGTGCACCGCCTGCGGTAAGTGTTACTGAAGATCCAGAACAACTGAGACTAGAACCACTAACGGTTACCATTGGTGAATTAATAACCGCCCAATAGTCAACTCTATAATTAGGTCCAGTTGACCAAGTTGAATTAGTAGCCGGTGGATTTGAAAGTGATCCAGGTTGAAAGCACATATTTGTAGCTGCACCCGAACTAGAATAGGTCGCGGGGCCGACACCATTATAGTTTGCCATTATCCAATAATTACCAGCAGGTAAAACTGTATTACTTTGAACCGGAAGAATATTTGTTCCAAACGTAACAGTTCCTTGACTAGTAGATGATACCAAGGTACCGGGAAATCCAGCATTATCAGTATAAATAGCCATTCTATACTGAGCGTTATTACTAGCTCCTGAATTAAGTCCTAAACCAGTCAAAGTTGCAGTGCTTGACAAAGTGAATTGTTGAGCAAGCCATGAGCCATTGGTCCAGCCTGGATTAATAATATAAGCAGCCGGATAACTTCCAAATGTACATTGACCAAACACCGCAGGTGTGGTCATAATAGCTAAGAGAATTAAGAATAAATTTTTTTTCATTTTTTAGGGTTTAATATTTTTACGCGGCGAAAGTAGATATTCTATCTTGTTGCTAAGTGTATTTCATTAGAAGCTTTAAATAGTAAAGTGATTTTCCTTAAAATAGTTAAGGGTTTTCCCTTAACTATTGAGGGTTCCGTTTAAATACATTTAAATAAAAATCCTGTTTATCTACTTTAGCGACCCATTCGTAATTATACAATTTTTACTACGAATTAAAAAGGATGAGATTAGAAACTATACATAACGTAAATTAAGTAATGAACGCAGGTCCTTCGCACCACTCTATCATAGAATTAGAAAATGTTATTATAACCTTTAGAAAAGAAAATATTATTCAAGTTTACTTTAAAAATCATTTATTTTCATATTCTGAAAATGTCAAAATTTTTCACTTGATAAAAGATATGTCTCCTTGGTTGATTGCTCCCATTTTAATTTGTGGCGAAGATTATTACAATCATGACATGAAATCGAAACATTTTTTTGCAAGTGAAGAACTCAAAAAGAAATTTACTGCCGTTGCTTTTTTCGCGAATAACTTTGCTCAAAAAATGGTTATTCAACATTTTATTCAGAAGCACAAACCTAAAACAAGCACGCGCTTTTTTTATAGTGAGGAAGAAGCAATCGATTGGTTGGTAGGTTTTGATGCGAGTGAAACCTGAGTGCATTTTCGGAATGATAAATTCGTTTGATTCACAGTTGCCACAGGATTGCAAATCCTGCGGAGCGGAAAAGTTTCACAGGCTTTGAGCATAGATCTGATTCATAATAGCATCTCTTTAACTGGAAAAGAAATTTGGTTGCAGAATGATCACATAAAAATAAATGAGAAGGATCTGCTTGTCGGCCCACGCTTGGTGTCGCATATGCTAGCGAAGATACAAAACCGCCCTATCTTTTCTGGACAGAGAATTACAATTTTTAAAGATGACTCATTTATCAGACTTTTAATTTTAGAAATTAAAATCTTCGACTATATTTTTTCAGCAATAGATTCAGCGACTCATATTACTCTTTAAGCTCTTTCTTTGCGACTTCCGGATTGCTTTAGTTACTTGCAAACCCTAATTAGACGGATAAGGTAAAACAATTCTCATTTGTATACCCCCCCTTCAAACAAAAGAATGATTTATATAACATATATAATTTCATATTGAATTCTATTATGGTACATTTATATGAGTAAATCATTCTGCGCATTTTTCTTTAATTAAAAATCTCGAACTAATTTAATGTCCATAAACACGTTTGATATTAGCGGTCTTACAAATGAGCAAGTTCTTGATTCAAGAAATAAAAACGGGACAAACAGTGCAAACTACAAAAAAGAAAATGGATTTGTAGATTCCTTAAAGAGTCTGGTGAAAGAACCTATGATACTCTTATTGCTGGCAGCATCTTCAATTTATTTTATTAGCGAAAAAACAGGCGATGGCATTTTTCTTTCTTTGGCTATAGTGTTAGTTGCCGCCATTTCCTTATATCAGGATTCACGGAGCCGCAACGCACTCGATAAATTAAAAAATTTCACTCAGCCGCGCTGCAAAGTTATCCGTAATGGAGAAACAGAAGAAATTTTAAGTGAAGATCTTGTTATTGGCGATGCCCTGATTCTGGAAGAAGGAGGCTCGGTTGCTGCTGATGGCTTTATTATTCATTCAAATGATTTTTCTGTAAACGAATCTATTTTAACGGGAGAGTCCTTTACCGTATATAAAGACAAGACAAAAGAAGATAATGTTATTTATCAAGGTACAACCATTGTAAGTGGTTTAGCCATAGCCACTATCACTGCTATTGGCAATGAAACCAGACTGGGTAAAATTGGCAAAAGTCTCGAAAGTATAAAAGAAGAAGAAACACCCTTAGAATTACAAATCAGCAGTTTTGTGAAAAAAATGGTGATTGTAGGAGCCATTGTTTTTCTAATTGTTTGGGCAGTTAACTATTTCCATTCTTACAATGTGCTGGACAGTTTACTAAAGGCACTTACATTGGCCATGAGTATTTTGCCAGAAGAAATTCCAGTGGCCTTTACGACCTTTATGGCGCTCGGCGCATGGCGATTGATGAAGATGGGTATCATTGTGAAACAAATGAAAACTGTAGAAACACTTGGCAGCGCTACGGTTATCTGCACCGACAAAACTGGAACCATCACCGAAAATAAAATGAGCCTCGCAAAACTTTATACTCTTTCTTCACAAAAAATATCGGATCCAGTAGGGACTTTAAGTCCAGACGAACAAGCGCTTATTACATTGGCTATGTGGTCGAGTGAGCCCATACCTTTCGATCCCATGGAAGTAGCCTTACATGCAGCATATAAAAAAAATGTCGCTACAGATGAGCGTCTACATTATAAAATGGCGCATGAATATCCTCTTGGAGGTAAGCCACCAATGATGACGCATATTTTTGAAAATGAAAAAGGAGACCGCATCATTGCCGCAAAAGGCGCACCCGAAGCTTTGATGAATGTATCGGATTTAAGTGCAGGTGAAAAACTAAAAATTGAA
This region includes:
- a CDS encoding cation-translocating P-type ATPase — its product is MSINTFDISGLTNEQVLDSRNKNGTNSANYKKENGFVDSLKSLVKEPMILLLLAASSIYFISEKTGDGIFLSLAIVLVAAISLYQDSRSRNALDKLKNFTQPRCKVIRNGETEEILSEDLVIGDALILEEGGSVAADGFIIHSNDFSVNESILTGESFTVYKDKTKEDNVIYQGTTIVSGLAIATITAIGNETRLGKIGKSLESIKEEETPLELQISSFVKKMVIVGAIVFLIVWAVNYFHSYNVLDSLLKALTLAMSILPEEIPVAFTTFMALGAWRLMKMGIIVKQMKTVETLGSATVICTDKTGTITENKMSLAKLYTLSSQKISDPVGTLSPDEQALITLAMWSSEPIPFDPMEVALHAAYKKNVATDERLHYKMAHEYPLGGKPPMMTHIFENEKGDRIIAAKGAPEALMNVSDLSAGEKLKIEEAIATCASDGYRVLGIGEALFEGNDFPTEQQHFKFTFKGIVAFYDPPKKNIRTVLEDFYTAGIAVKIVTGDNAATTSAIAKQIGFRGYDKSISGDTLMKMDDAELQKTVMETQVFTRMFPDAKLKIINALKSNQQIVAMTGDGVNDGPALKAAHIGIAMGKKGTEIAKQAASLILVDDDLSKMVDAVAMGRKIYTNLKKAIQYVISIHIPIILIVFIPLILGWIYPNILSPIHVIFLELIMGPTCSIVYENEPIEKNTMQQKPRPFTSTFFSWKELTTSIIQGLAISSGTLITYQFAVMNSFDEPTARAMVFTQLIIANLVLTLVNRSFLYSIFTTLKYKNNLVLLVITATLLILIALLYIPTLNNFFQFKKLHALQIAISAIIGVTSVIWYEFVKWRKRIGCNSAKCTSKIVVGFGKD